The proteins below come from a single Miscanthus floridulus cultivar M001 chromosome 1, ASM1932011v1, whole genome shotgun sequence genomic window:
- the LOC136484877 gene encoding uncharacterized protein isoform X1, producing the protein MGSGDQAADPLSSFLRHPGAFSLSRRVAMARDATAVPALRPWLVDLLPLLVVLLIAAHVLALARHGRVQAARAEQEALRGRRPRLDACNQFAISVVHPLLVDLQSLQPQVMVWQSS; encoded by the exons ATGGGCTCGGGCGACCAggcggccgaccccctctcttcCTTCCTCCGCCACCCTGGCGCGTTCTCCCTCTCCCGCCGCGTCGCCATGGCGCGCGACGCCACCGCCGTGCCCGCGCTCCGCCCCTGGCTCGTCGACCTCCTCccgctcctcgtcgtcctcctcatcGCCGCCCACGTCCTCGCCCTC GCTCGCCACGGACGGGTCCAGGCAGCCCGCGCGGAGCAAGAAGCACTAAGGGGGCGGCGCCCGCGGCTGGAT GCTTGCAACCAGTTTGCTATTTCAGTCGTGCATCCTTTGCTTGTTGATCTCCAAAGCTTGCAACCTCAGGTGATGGTGTGGCAAAGTTCCTGA
- the LOC136484877 gene encoding uncharacterized protein isoform X2: MGSGDQAADPLSSFLRHPGAFSLSRRVAMARDATAVPALRPWLVDLLPLLVVLLIAAHVLALGYWIYRLATDGSRQPARSKKH, from the exons ATGGGCTCGGGCGACCAggcggccgaccccctctcttcCTTCCTCCGCCACCCTGGCGCGTTCTCCCTCTCCCGCCGCGTCGCCATGGCGCGCGACGCCACCGCCGTGCCCGCGCTCCGCCCCTGGCTCGTCGACCTCCTCccgctcctcgtcgtcctcctcatcGCCGCCCACGTCCTCGCCCTC GGTTACTGGATCTACAGGCTCGCCACGGACGGGTCCAGGCAGCCCGCGCGGAGCAAGAAGCACTAA
- the LOC136484887 gene encoding uncharacterized protein, translating into MGNSSSSGRSKLGQGQGSKVAPSCSAEQSQQTTFKWSIDGFYSLLDKGEGWTYSRVFEIMGHNWYLKLNPRDKKSGDDEEYISLQLELASSSVKHNTVVDASFKLLIYDQSHGNHSKHLVSHNFQTASKSSGVSCMTSLRKLKKQSSGFLVNNNCVFGVEFIKVTTSKSNTTSETLFVQKTSIFNEAKTYTWDIEDFFALKNPDYSPEFEVGGYKWYISMYPSREGNHLSLYLNLKKTNDLPNDTANLVELTLSIKNKEADNHRKGTGRCQFSRKARSYGWSKFISLEDFKDSSNGYLVKTKCCVEAEVAIVGSSRMESG; encoded by the exons ATGGGCAACTCTTCGTCTAGCG GCCGATCAAAGCTGGGGCAGGGCCAGGGATCCAAGGTGGCGCCTTCTTGTTCAGCTGAGCAGAGCCAGCAGACTACTTTCAAGTGGAGCATCGATGGATTCTACTCACTCCTTGACAAGGGTGAAGGATGGACCTACTCAAGAGTGTTTGAGATCATGGGTCATAACTG GTACCTGAAACTGAATCCAAGGGACAAGAAGAGTGGTGACGACGAGGAGTATATCTCTCTTCAGCTGGAACTAGCGAGTAGCTCAGTGAAACATAACACTGTTGTAGATGCATCTTTCAAGCTCTTGATATATGACCAGTCGCACGGAAATCACAGCAAGCATCTAG TTAGTCATAATTTCCAAACTGCAAGCAAAAGCTCTGGGGTCTCGTGCATGACGTCGCTCAGGAAACTGAAGAAACAGTCCTCTGGATTTCTCGTCAACAACAACTGCGTCTTTGGTGTCGAGTTCATCAAAGTCACCACTTCGAAATCTAACACGACGTCAGAAACGCTATTTGTTCAAAAGACGAGCATCTTCAATGAGGCCAAAACTTACACTTGGGACATTGAGGACTTCTTTGCACTGAAGAACCCCGACTATTCTCCGGAGTTCGAAGTCGGCGGATACAAATG GTATATCAGTATGTATCCATCTCGTGAAGGGAACCATCTCTCCTTGTATCTGAACCTGAAAAAGACCAATGATCTCCCCAATGACACTGCAAACCTTGTAGAACTCACTTTATCCATCAAAAACAAGGAAGCTGACAATCACCGGAAAGGAACAG GTCGGTGCCAGTTCTCACGGAAGGCTCGTAGCTATGGATGGAGTAAGTTCATTTCGCTGGAGGATTTCAAGGACTCGTCAAATGGTTATCTCGTCAAAACTAAGTGCTGCGTTGAAGCCGAGGTTGCCATCGTCGGTTCCTCCAGGATGGAATCTGGCTGA